The following are from one region of the Sandaracinus amylolyticus genome:
- a CDS encoding efflux RND transporter permease subunit — protein MPNISEFAVKRWQFTLVVFGMLLALGVSSLVAIPKSEDPTFPLPVFVVVAVLPGASPLDLEQLVVDPIEERVQALDDLDRVETTIRDGLAVIRVEYEAGVDVPRKEDELRRELDTLRPTLPSELVRLDLETANAANVNIVQVGLVSDDATYADLDRLARALEDRLEAVPGVGEATIAGLPAQELRIELDLGRMRALGISPAEILGAVSAESRTIPAGSVEAGARRFTVQTRGDYESVDAVRDTVVRASAGRVVRVRDVANVTFGDAEAVHLVRVNGRRAVTVAVNQREGQNIFTVRNGIEEALASFEPTLPEGVTLARTFDQSHNVEHRLSGFARDFVLAILLVLVTLLPLGVRASVVVMISIPLSIAVGLTMLFGAGYGINQLSIVGFVIALGLLVDDSVVVVENIARFLRLGHTPREAAILATKQITLSVLGCTATLILAFVPLLALPGTSGEFIRSLPLAVVLTVAASLLVSLTVVPFLASRVLKPEAEHGNVVFRGMMHVIEGSYRPVLSVALRWPKLTLVAAIALFVGSMALVPRIGFSLFPKAGTAQFLVRVETEEGASLAETDRATRFVERVLASHDEIAWQVANVGKGNPLVYYNVPVQNERANIGEVFASLDHFDPDHSPALLDRLREELASYPGARIRLLEFENGPPLEAPIAMRLMGDHVESLADAAARVEAVLAATPGTRDVVNPARERRTDLRVRVDETRAAALGAVASEVDRAIRLAIGGVPAGRFRHPGDDDARDIRVVLARDEAPDLTLGASRPTLETLEQVFVPTRDGGAVPLSAIAAIELEPSPTTIRHYDGTRSATVTAFTRTGENTDRVTRDVLSRLAGVSLPSGVRLVVAGEVESRARSFGGLGSAIIVAAFGILAVLVLEFRTFRGTLIVASVIPLGVIGGLVALLITGNTLSFTAMIGFVALMGIEVKNSILLVDFTNQLREEGASLDEAIQRAGETRFVPILLTTLTAIGGLVPLALERSPLYSPLAWVILGGLVSSTLLARIVTPIMYKLLPPTIGEDDETEARAPIAAIEPEPIAAE, from the coding sequence ATGCCGAACATCTCGGAATTCGCCGTCAAACGCTGGCAGTTCACCCTCGTCGTCTTCGGCATGCTGCTCGCGCTGGGCGTCTCGTCGCTCGTCGCGATCCCGAAGAGCGAGGACCCGACGTTCCCGCTGCCGGTCTTCGTCGTCGTCGCGGTGCTGCCCGGCGCATCGCCGCTCGATCTCGAGCAGCTCGTCGTCGATCCGATCGAGGAGCGCGTGCAGGCGCTCGACGATCTCGACCGCGTCGAGACGACGATCCGCGACGGGCTCGCGGTGATCCGCGTCGAGTACGAGGCGGGCGTCGACGTGCCGCGCAAGGAGGACGAGCTGCGCCGCGAGCTCGACACGCTGCGCCCCACCCTTCCCTCCGAGCTGGTGCGCCTCGACCTCGAGACCGCGAACGCGGCGAACGTGAACATCGTGCAGGTCGGGCTCGTGTCCGACGACGCGACCTACGCCGACCTCGATCGGCTCGCGCGCGCGCTCGAGGATCGACTGGAGGCGGTGCCCGGCGTGGGCGAGGCGACGATCGCGGGGCTGCCGGCGCAGGAGCTGCGCATCGAGCTCGACCTCGGGCGGATGCGCGCGCTCGGGATCTCGCCCGCGGAGATCCTCGGCGCGGTGAGCGCGGAGAGCCGCACGATCCCCGCGGGCAGCGTCGAGGCCGGCGCGCGTCGCTTCACGGTGCAGACGCGCGGCGACTACGAGAGCGTGGACGCGGTGCGCGACACCGTGGTGCGCGCGAGCGCAGGACGCGTGGTGCGGGTGCGCGACGTCGCGAACGTCACGTTCGGCGATGCCGAAGCGGTGCACCTCGTGCGCGTGAACGGACGTCGCGCGGTCACGGTCGCGGTCAACCAGCGCGAAGGGCAGAACATCTTCACGGTGCGCAACGGCATCGAGGAGGCGCTCGCCTCGTTCGAGCCCACGCTGCCCGAGGGCGTCACGCTCGCGCGCACGTTCGACCAGTCGCACAACGTCGAGCACCGACTCTCGGGCTTCGCGCGCGACTTCGTGCTCGCGATCCTGCTCGTGCTGGTGACGCTCCTGCCGCTCGGCGTGCGTGCGTCGGTCGTCGTGATGATCTCGATCCCGCTCTCGATCGCGGTCGGGCTCACGATGCTCTTCGGCGCGGGCTACGGCATCAACCAGCTCTCGATCGTCGGGTTCGTGATCGCGCTCGGCCTCTTGGTCGACGACTCGGTCGTCGTGGTCGAGAACATCGCGCGCTTCCTGCGCCTCGGGCACACGCCGCGCGAGGCCGCGATCCTCGCGACCAAGCAGATCACGCTCTCGGTGCTCGGCTGCACCGCGACGCTGATCCTCGCGTTCGTGCCGCTGCTCGCGCTCCCCGGCACGTCGGGCGAATTCATCCGCAGCCTGCCGCTCGCGGTGGTGCTCACCGTCGCCGCGTCGCTGCTCGTCTCGCTCACGGTCGTGCCCTTCCTCGCGAGCCGCGTGCTCAAGCCCGAGGCCGAGCACGGCAACGTCGTGTTCCGCGGGATGATGCACGTGATCGAGGGCAGCTATCGCCCGGTGCTCTCGGTCGCGCTGCGCTGGCCGAAGCTCACGCTGGTCGCGGCGATCGCGCTCTTCGTGGGCAGCATGGCGCTGGTGCCGCGGATCGGGTTCTCGCTCTTCCCCAAGGCGGGCACCGCGCAGTTCCTGGTGCGCGTCGAGACCGAAGAGGGCGCGAGCCTCGCCGAGACCGATCGCGCGACGCGCTTCGTCGAGCGCGTGCTCGCGTCGCACGACGAGATCGCGTGGCAGGTCGCGAACGTCGGCAAGGGCAACCCGCTCGTCTACTACAACGTGCCGGTCCAGAACGAGCGCGCGAACATCGGAGAGGTCTTCGCATCGCTCGATCACTTCGATCCCGATCACTCGCCGGCCCTGCTCGATCGCCTGCGCGAGGAGCTCGCGTCGTACCCCGGCGCGCGCATCCGCCTCCTCGAGTTCGAGAACGGCCCGCCGCTCGAGGCGCCGATCGCGATGCGCCTCATGGGCGACCACGTGGAGTCGCTCGCCGACGCGGCGGCGCGCGTCGAAGCGGTGCTGGCCGCGACGCCGGGCACGCGCGACGTGGTGAACCCCGCGCGCGAGCGCCGCACCGATCTGCGGGTGCGGGTCGACGAGACGCGCGCCGCCGCGCTCGGCGCGGTCGCGTCGGAGGTCGATCGCGCGATCCGCCTCGCGATCGGCGGTGTGCCCGCGGGGCGCTTCCGCCATCCCGGTGACGACGACGCGCGCGACATCCGCGTGGTGCTCGCGCGCGACGAAGCGCCCGATCTCACGCTCGGTGCGTCGCGCCCGACGCTCGAGACGCTGGAGCAGGTCTTCGTCCCGACGCGCGACGGCGGCGCAGTCCCGCTCTCCGCGATCGCGGCGATCGAGCTCGAGCCCTCGCCCACCACGATCCGTCACTACGACGGCACGCGCAGCGCGACGGTCACCGCGTTCACGCGCACCGGCGAGAACACCGATCGCGTGACGCGCGACGTGCTCTCGCGGCTCGCGGGCGTGTCGTTGCCCTCGGGCGTGCGGCTCGTCGTCGCGGGCGAGGTCGAGAGCCGCGCGCGCAGCTTCGGCGGGCTCGGCTCCGCGATCATCGTCGCGGCGTTCGGCATCCTCGCGGTGCTCGTGCTCGAGTTCCGCACGTTCCGCGGCACGCTCATCGTCGCGTCGGTGATCCCGCTCGGCGTGATCGGCGGCCTCGTCGCGCTGCTGATCACGGGAAACACGCTCTCGTTCACCGCGATGATCGGCTTCGTCGCGCTGATGGGCATCGAGGTGAAGAACTCGATCCTGCTCGTCGACTTCACGAACCAGCTGCGCGAGGAGGGCGCGTCGCTCGACGAGGCGATCCAGCGCGCCGGCGAGACGCGCTTCGTGCCGATCCTGCTGACGACGCTCACCGCGATCGGCGGTCTCGTGCCGCTCGCGCTCGAGCGCTCGCCGCTCTACTCGCCGCTCGCGTGGGTCATCCTCGGCGGGCTCGTGAGCTCCACGCTGCTCGCGCGCATCGTCACGCCGATCATGTACAAGCTGCTGCCGCCGACGATCGGCGAGGACGACGAGACGGAAGCCCGCGCGCCGATCGCCGCGATCGAGCCCGAGCCGATCGCCGCGGAGTGA
- a CDS encoding alpha/beta fold hydrolase has translation MTDRPSLPDGPPVLRTGTTETHYHRAGQGPPVLLLFADATADELGAQLFERLAACFRVIAPVRPAGVDIASWLRDLIEGLGLIRPAIVADEPFVLASLALSTQEPDRVGAIVVIARAPHDGEAGGILCVRVDPASDTTTRAAAAEAEIVRFLSRGSR, from the coding sequence ATGACGGATCGACCCTCGTTGCCCGACGGCCCGCCCGTGCTCCGGACCGGCACCACCGAGACGCACTACCACCGCGCCGGTCAGGGCCCGCCGGTCCTGCTCCTGTTCGCCGACGCGACCGCGGACGAGCTCGGCGCGCAGCTGTTCGAGCGCCTCGCCGCCTGCTTCCGGGTGATCGCGCCGGTTCGTCCTGCCGGCGTCGACATCGCGAGCTGGCTGCGCGATCTGATCGAAGGGCTCGGGCTGATCCGACCGGCGATCGTCGCCGACGAGCCGTTCGTGCTCGCGAGCCTCGCGCTCTCGACGCAAGAGCCCGATCGAGTGGGCGCGATCGTCGTGATCGCGCGCGCGCCGCACGATGGCGAGGCGGGCGGCATCCTCTGCGTGCGCGTCGATCCCGCGAGCGACACCACGACGCGCGCGGCCGCGGCGGAGGCGGAGATCGTGCGCTTCCTGAGCCGAGGCTCGCGCTGA
- a CDS encoding VOC family protein, whose protein sequence is MSRFVRYELRTRDVDAARAFYSDVIGTRDDLAFSTLPERAAAAGAPAHWLGHLAVDDVEREVAELGWQALGPTTRERAILRDPFGSVVALCSAMVAASSSVVWHELHTSDLERAWALYGVRRGWRDTGTIELEGVGPYRTFAWDGPSVGGMVQSVRLPAVHPHWLFYFEVPDLDAALATVGARGGKVVGPFLRSAGERVARPTRCAACDDPQGAAFGLVQRV, encoded by the coding sequence ATGAGTCGCTTCGTCCGCTACGAGCTGCGCACCCGCGACGTCGACGCGGCGCGCGCGTTCTACTCCGACGTGATCGGCACGCGCGACGATCTCGCCTTCTCGACGCTGCCCGAGCGCGCGGCCGCGGCGGGCGCGCCTGCGCACTGGCTCGGACATCTCGCGGTGGACGACGTCGAGCGCGAGGTCGCGGAGCTCGGGTGGCAAGCGCTCGGACCGACGACGCGCGAGCGCGCGATCCTGCGCGATCCCTTCGGCAGCGTGGTCGCGCTGTGCAGCGCGATGGTCGCGGCATCGTCGAGCGTCGTCTGGCACGAGCTGCACACGAGCGATCTCGAGCGCGCGTGGGCGCTCTACGGCGTGCGCCGCGGATGGCGCGACACCGGCACGATCGAGCTCGAGGGCGTCGGGCCGTATCGCACGTTCGCGTGGGACGGCCCGAGCGTCGGCGGGATGGTGCAGTCGGTGCGCCTGCCGGCGGTGCACCCCCACTGGCTCTTCTACTTCGAGGTGCCCGACCTCGACGCCGCGCTCGCGACGGTGGGCGCGCGCGGCGGCAAGGTCGTCGGTCCTTTCCTTCGTTCGGCCGGCGAGCGCGTGGCGCGTCCGACCCGTTGCGCCGCGTGCGACGATCCCCAGGGCGCGGCGTTCGGTCTCGTCCAGCGCGTCTGA
- a CDS encoding DUF1552 domain-containing protein, producing the protein MSRIARRTFAKHVGLAALLSPFLASLSDRSASAQVTGRAKYLCLFVTPGTSSRDWTPAAGSSETRIAFTPMNEPLSVIKDSLVIVEGLDSFGTAGTHGSPGGLCAKGYSDFGHVSIEQFVSDRLAESGERTSIPNLVLGGHPGQMRSTFFRSGMALAPIASPVAAFDTIFAGATTPPATMPSDLLRRRRSVLDVLRGEIGALSGQLGASERYRLELHLDSIRQLEERLAASEMEPGGGGCRPPASPVDSSEILLQNAACLDLAVDAMACDLTRVVAVEFGNNNGTQIAIPEIGNGDWHSGFIHSGLIPELTRVERWLAQRFAGAVTRSKSLAAPDGRGTLFDQTLFVWARDMGDAPSHTGNDMRFVFAGGAGGALRTSPEGRYVVGRGEAHQRALLSCATAMGISNLEGFGRTNFGGNSRLPLDGIGA; encoded by the coding sequence ATGTCCCGGATCGCCCGTCGCACGTTCGCGAAGCACGTCGGCCTCGCAGCGTTGCTCTCACCGTTCCTCGCGTCGCTGAGCGATCGCAGCGCATCGGCGCAGGTCACGGGACGCGCGAAGTATCTGTGTCTCTTCGTGACGCCCGGAACGAGCTCGCGCGACTGGACCCCTGCCGCGGGCTCGAGCGAGACGCGGATCGCGTTCACGCCGATGAACGAGCCGCTCTCGGTCATCAAGGACAGCCTGGTGATCGTCGAAGGGCTCGACAGCTTCGGCACCGCGGGCACCCACGGCTCGCCGGGCGGTCTCTGCGCGAAGGGCTATTCGGACTTCGGCCACGTCTCGATCGAGCAGTTCGTGAGCGATCGACTCGCGGAGTCGGGTGAGCGCACGTCGATTCCCAATCTGGTCCTCGGTGGTCATCCCGGACAGATGCGCTCGACGTTCTTCCGGAGCGGGATGGCGCTCGCGCCGATCGCCTCGCCCGTCGCGGCGTTCGACACGATCTTCGCGGGCGCGACGACGCCACCCGCGACGATGCCCTCGGATCTGCTGCGCCGTCGTCGCAGCGTCCTCGACGTCCTGCGCGGCGAGATCGGCGCGCTCTCGGGGCAGCTCGGCGCCTCGGAGCGATATCGGCTCGAGCTCCACCTCGACTCGATCCGCCAGCTCGAAGAGCGCCTCGCGGCGAGCGAGATGGAGCCCGGCGGCGGCGGTTGCCGCCCCCCCGCGAGCCCCGTCGACAGCTCGGAGATCCTCCTCCAGAACGCCGCCTGTCTCGACCTCGCGGTCGACGCGATGGCGTGTGATCTCACGCGCGTCGTCGCGGTCGAGTTCGGGAACAACAACGGCACTCAGATCGCAATTCCCGAGATCGGCAATGGCGACTGGCACAGTGGGTTCATCCACAGCGGGCTGATTCCGGAGCTCACTCGCGTCGAGCGCTGGCTCGCGCAGCGTTTCGCCGGCGCGGTGACGCGCTCGAAGTCGCTCGCTGCGCCCGACGGTCGAGGAACGCTGTTCGATCAGACGCTCTTCGTCTGGGCGCGCGACATGGGCGATGCGCCCAGCCACACCGGCAACGACATGCGCTTCGTGTTCGCAGGCGGCGCGGGTGGCGCGCTGCGCACGTCGCCCGAAGGACGCTACGTCGTGGGGCGCGGCGAGGCCCACCAGCGCGCGCTCCTCAGCTGCGCGACGGCGATGGGCATCTCGAACCTCGAAGGGTTCGGCCGGACCAACTTCGGCGGAAACAGCCGACTCCCGCTCGACGGAATCGGAGCATGA
- a CDS encoding DUF1566 domain-containing protein produces the protein MTTGTCVRVCIVFCVLSGCGAEPGTEASQDASTVRGDDASTPSDGGTPSDAGRHEAPIDGGMPDEPDAHVDVDASIAPPACTPSSGTTEIGPDVVRDDATCLMWEAHPGFVGGGNWEPAKAYCGALTAGGFDDWRMPTVTELASLPLSAIPWIGRLGTAPRYVPSGATDLGNFHYCGITHWDTAGALGCGWVGPGNSDGTICVRGTAAVATPLPSGCDCQEGRSGFVARSE, from the coding sequence ATGACGACGGGAACGTGCGTGCGAGTCTGCATCGTCTTCTGCGTGCTCTCCGGCTGTGGCGCGGAGCCCGGCACGGAGGCCTCACAGGATGCGAGCACCGTGCGCGGCGACGATGCGAGCACGCCCAGCGACGGCGGCACGCCCAGCGACGCGGGACGACACGAAGCGCCGATCGACGGCGGCATGCCCGACGAGCCCGACGCACACGTCGACGTCGACGCATCGATCGCGCCGCCGGCCTGCACACCGAGCTCGGGAACGACGGAGATCGGTCCCGACGTCGTTCGCGACGACGCGACTTGCCTGATGTGGGAGGCCCACCCCGGCTTCGTCGGCGGCGGCAACTGGGAGCCCGCCAAGGCGTACTGCGGCGCGCTCACGGCCGGCGGCTTCGACGACTGGCGGATGCCCACCGTCACCGAGCTCGCGAGCCTGCCGCTCTCGGCGATTCCGTGGATCGGACGGCTCGGCACCGCGCCGCGCTACGTGCCCTCGGGCGCCACCGATCTCGGCAACTTCCACTACTGCGGAATCACGCACTGGGACACTGCGGGCGCGCTCGGCTGCGGCTGGGTCGGCCCGGGCAACTCCGACGGGACGATCTGTGTGCGCGGCACCGCGGCAGTCGCGACTCCGCTCCCGAGCGGATGTGATTGTCAGGAAGGACGCAGCGGATTCGTCGCGCGCTCCGAGTGA
- a CDS encoding BTAD domain-containing putative transcriptional regulator codes for MTQPFAPSLPVQLSGFVGRAPEVAEVRRLLAETRLVTLTGAGGSGKTRLAIEAAAQLAREPSRSVAWAELAGLSDPALIAQGVAEQLGVRDERSGSATRALVERWRDRPMLLVLDNCEHVVDAAAQLVDTLLRGCEQLSVLATSREPLGIAGERAWMVPSLAPADATRLFVERARDVAPAFTLGPSNAEAIHEICRRLDGLPLAIELAAARVKLLAPEQILARLDDSFRLLTSRARTAIPRHRTLRATIDWSYALLSAEEQLLLDRLSVFRGGFTLDAAEAVCADPEDASGVLDVLGQLIDRSLVAMREERGAARYVLLETVRQYAAERLGARGETSALERRHAEHFAALVAAAEPHLVTRARPAWLDRLHRELDNVRQALAWSRDADPALFLALAGRLCWFWFSTGFWSEGRRWSESALALPASTAPTRERASALFAAGVIASLQSDAERARGWLAEAVAIADAHGDARLLAYARNYLGLVLVSEGRAEGEAPIRDALEWFRANDDLYGLRLAWLLLGTLYTTQGTLDRALDAMEQGVAAARRFGLPRELGIALQMLGSSLLRRGDLDRAAALFRESLAALRDDPQHLFLARGLEMLGAVACDRGAYGEALVMFGAGEAIRERIGASMLPTDRAHFAPRIERLRAAVPPDEFAAGWTDGKRLALDAALDRALAHAPVVTAHAPVETRAPAPQLTVRALGPLEIECGATRLDGDAWSSNKAKELLLCLLCHPAGRTRDQIGLVFWPDSSTAQIKNSFHVVLHRLRKVIGRADVVVLEGERYRINPGLDPWFDATRFETEAGLALRAPRSSEHIDAALALYRGDFLEGETMGDWSLELHTRLRRMHHDVLTAASELRLDRGDAAGAAQMLEQLIRADALREDAHRRLMRCHARAGERDRALQQYERLVAVLADRLGASPERETIALRDRIRRAEPV; via the coding sequence ATGACCCAGCCGTTCGCGCCGAGCTTGCCGGTCCAGCTCAGCGGTTTCGTGGGCCGCGCACCCGAGGTCGCCGAGGTGCGGCGGCTGCTCGCGGAGACGCGGCTCGTGACGCTGACCGGCGCGGGCGGCAGCGGGAAGACGCGCCTCGCGATCGAAGCGGCGGCGCAGCTCGCGCGAGAGCCGTCGCGGAGCGTCGCGTGGGCCGAGCTCGCGGGGCTCTCGGATCCGGCGCTGATCGCGCAGGGCGTCGCGGAGCAGCTCGGCGTGCGCGACGAGCGGAGCGGCTCGGCGACGCGCGCGCTCGTCGAGCGCTGGCGCGATCGACCGATGCTCCTCGTGCTCGACAACTGCGAGCACGTCGTCGACGCCGCGGCGCAGCTCGTCGACACGCTCCTGCGAGGCTGCGAGCAGCTCTCGGTGCTCGCGACGAGCCGCGAGCCGCTCGGCATCGCGGGTGAGCGCGCGTGGATGGTGCCGTCGCTCGCCCCCGCCGACGCGACGCGCCTCTTCGTCGAGCGCGCGCGCGACGTCGCGCCCGCGTTCACGCTGGGGCCGAGCAACGCCGAGGCGATCCACGAGATCTGCCGCCGGCTCGACGGCCTGCCGCTCGCGATCGAGCTCGCCGCGGCGCGCGTGAAGCTGCTGGCGCCGGAGCAGATCCTCGCGCGGCTCGACGACAGCTTCCGGCTGCTGACCTCACGCGCGCGGACTGCGATCCCGCGGCACAGGACCCTGCGCGCGACGATCGACTGGAGCTACGCGTTGCTCTCGGCCGAGGAGCAGCTCCTCCTCGATCGGCTCTCGGTCTTCCGCGGCGGCTTCACGCTCGACGCCGCGGAGGCGGTGTGCGCCGACCCCGAGGACGCGTCGGGCGTCCTCGACGTGCTCGGTCAGCTGATCGATCGCTCGCTGGTCGCGATGCGCGAGGAGCGCGGCGCCGCGCGCTACGTCCTGCTCGAGACGGTGCGCCAGTACGCTGCCGAGCGCCTCGGCGCGCGCGGCGAGACGTCGGCGCTCGAGCGCCGCCACGCCGAGCACTTCGCGGCGCTGGTCGCGGCCGCCGAGCCGCACCTCGTGACCCGCGCGCGGCCTGCGTGGCTCGATCGTCTCCACCGCGAGCTCGACAACGTTCGCCAGGCGCTCGCGTGGAGCCGCGACGCCGATCCCGCGTTGTTCCTCGCGCTCGCTGGGCGCCTGTGCTGGTTCTGGTTCTCGACGGGCTTCTGGTCCGAGGGGCGCAGGTGGTCGGAGAGCGCGCTCGCGCTGCCTGCGTCGACCGCGCCCACGCGCGAGCGTGCGTCGGCGCTGTTCGCTGCGGGGGTGATCGCGTCGCTGCAGAGCGATGCGGAGCGCGCGCGCGGGTGGCTCGCGGAGGCGGTCGCGATCGCGGATGCGCATGGTGACGCGCGGCTCCTCGCGTACGCGCGCAACTACCTCGGCCTGGTGCTCGTGTCGGAGGGGCGCGCCGAGGGCGAGGCTCCGATCCGCGACGCGCTCGAGTGGTTCCGCGCGAACGACGATCTCTACGGGCTGCGTCTCGCGTGGCTCCTGCTCGGCACGCTCTACACGACCCAGGGAACGCTCGATCGCGCGCTCGACGCGATGGAGCAGGGCGTCGCCGCGGCGCGACGCTTCGGCTTGCCGCGCGAGCTCGGCATCGCGCTGCAGATGCTCGGCTCGTCGCTCCTGCGCCGGGGCGATCTCGATCGTGCGGCGGCGCTGTTCCGCGAGTCGTTGGCCGCGCTGCGCGACGATCCCCAGCACCTCTTCCTCGCGCGTGGCCTCGAGATGCTCGGCGCCGTCGCGTGTGATCGCGGCGCGTATGGCGAGGCCCTGGTGATGTTCGGCGCCGGCGAGGCGATCCGCGAGCGGATCGGCGCGAGCATGCTCCCGACCGATCGCGCGCACTTCGCGCCGCGCATCGAGAGGCTCCGCGCGGCGGTCCCGCCCGACGAATTCGCGGCCGGGTGGACCGACGGCAAGCGACTCGCCCTCGACGCCGCGCTGGATCGCGCGCTCGCGCATGCGCCGGTCGTGACCGCGCACGCGCCGGTGGAGACACGCGCTCCCGCGCCGCAGCTCACGGTGCGCGCGCTCGGGCCGCTCGAGATCGAGTGCGGCGCGACGCGGCTCGACGGAGATGCTTGGAGCTCCAACAAAGCGAAAGAGCTGCTCCTGTGTCTCCTCTGCCATCCTGCCGGGCGAACCCGCGATCAGATCGGGCTCGTGTTCTGGCCGGACTCGTCGACGGCGCAGATCAAGAACAGCTTCCACGTCGTCCTCCACCGGCTGCGCAAGGTGATCGGCCGCGCCGACGTCGTGGTCCTCGAGGGCGAGCGCTATCGGATCAACCCGGGCCTCGACCCCTGGTTCGACGCGACGCGGTTCGAGACCGAAGCGGGCCTGGCGCTCCGCGCTCCGCGATCGAGCGAGCACATCGACGCGGCGCTCGCGCTCTACCGCGGCGACTTCCTCGAGGGGGAGACGATGGGCGACTGGTCGCTCGAGCTCCACACCCGGCTGCGCCGCATGCACCACGACGTGCTCACCGCGGCGTCCGAGCTCCGGCTCGACCGCGGGGACGCGGCCGGTGCCGCCCAGATGCTCGAGCAGCTGATCCGCGCCGACGCGCTGCGCGAGGACGCGCACCGACGCCTCATGCGCTGCCATGCGCGCGCGGGCGAGCGTGACCGCGCGCTGCAGCAGTACGAGCGCTTGGTCGCGGTGCTCGCGGATCGGCTCGGCGCGTCGCCGGAGCGCGAGACCATCGCGCTCCGTGACCGGATCCGGCGTGCCGAGCCGGTGTGA
- a CDS encoding DUF1592 domain-containing protein: MTRIVLALSIAMAATGCLGVLGEPSGGPGPGPGPTPGPGTDGGIEPTSDSGPRPGPEPEPTTCGDDVGPRMVRRLTARQYQRSLEAIFESPDVPTADVLSDPVVHGFRVDATQAVIRDLGAQQVMTHAERVASWAVANRLAVITTCQTIDATCRDQFVRSLGARVFREPLSDTQLSAYAALFDSESTFPAAAELVIAAMLQSPYFLYRREIGTPETAGRHRLTPHELASELAYLLTDAPPDSTLRAAADAGQLATPDDLARELDRILATPAAADTMGEFAMGWLEIADLPSRAKDDAVFMLTPALRASMLGETRTLFLHVLREGGTLRELLTADYTFVDAPLRAHYGITEGGGGGGEFQRVTLPAVRAPGVLGHASVLTRHALAATSSPVARGHLVRERFLCEDLPAPPPGVPTDSVRTPGTTTTRQRYLEHSANETCAACHRLMDPIGFSLEHYDAFGRYRADENGMPIDVTGVVHGAPGGDVPLDGAESLIDWLADSAQARSCFTHYLSYYSYGIEGCDDVVVDESAPLRDVLAAIVRANHFRERTD, translated from the coding sequence ATGACCCGCATCGTTCTCGCGCTGTCGATCGCGATGGCGGCCACGGGCTGTCTCGGCGTCCTCGGAGAGCCCTCCGGCGGGCCGGGTCCTGGCCCCGGGCCCACGCCCGGGCCGGGCACCGATGGAGGGATCGAGCCGACGTCCGACTCGGGGCCGCGGCCCGGACCGGAGCCCGAGCCGACGACGTGCGGTGACGACGTCGGACCGCGAATGGTGCGCCGCCTCACCGCGCGCCAATACCAGCGCAGCCTCGAGGCGATCTTCGAATCACCCGACGTGCCGACCGCGGACGTGCTCTCCGATCCGGTCGTGCACGGCTTCCGCGTCGACGCGACGCAGGCCGTGATCCGCGACCTCGGGGCGCAGCAGGTGATGACGCACGCCGAGCGCGTCGCATCGTGGGCGGTGGCGAACCGACTGGCCGTGATCACGACCTGCCAGACCATCGACGCGACGTGTCGAGATCAGTTCGTGCGCAGTCTCGGAGCACGCGTGTTCCGAGAGCCGCTCTCCGACACGCAGCTGTCCGCATATGCCGCGCTGTTCGACTCCGAGTCGACGTTCCCCGCGGCCGCCGAGCTCGTGATCGCGGCGATGCTGCAGTCTCCGTATTTCCTCTATCGACGGGAGATCGGAACGCCGGAGACCGCGGGTCGACACCGACTCACGCCCCACGAGCTCGCGAGTGAGCTCGCCTATCTGCTCACCGACGCACCGCCCGACTCGACGCTGCGCGCCGCCGCGGATGCGGGCCAGCTCGCGACGCCCGACGATCTCGCGCGCGAGCTCGATCGCATCCTCGCGACTCCGGCGGCCGCCGACACGATGGGTGAGTTCGCGATGGGATGGCTGGAGATCGCCGACCTCCCTTCGCGCGCGAAGGACGACGCGGTCTTCATGCTGACGCCCGCGCTCCGCGCGTCGATGCTGGGCGAGACGCGCACGCTCTTCCTCCACGTGCTCCGCGAGGGCGGCACGCTCCGCGAGCTGCTCACGGCCGATTACACCTTCGTCGACGCACCGCTGCGGGCGCACTACGGCATCACCGAGGGCGGCGGCGGAGGCGGCGAATTCCAGCGCGTCACGCTGCCGGCAGTGCGCGCGCCGGGCGTGCTCGGGCACGCCAGCGTCCTCACGCGTCACGCGCTCGCTGCGACGTCGTCGCCGGTCGCGCGCGGCCACCTGGTGCGCGAGCGTTTCCTCTGCGAGGACCTCCCTGCGCCGCCGCCGGGCGTCCCCACCGACTCGGTGCGCACGCCGGGGACGACCACGACGCGGCAGCGTTATCTCGAGCACTCCGCGAACGAGACGTGCGCGGCGTGCCATCGCCTGATGGATCCGATCGGGTTCAGCCTCGAGCACTACGACGCGTTCGGACGATATCGCGCCGACGAGAACGGCATGCCGATCGACGTGACGGGCGTGGTGCACGGCGCGCCGGGCGGTGACGTGCCGCTCGACGGAGCGGAGAGCCTGATCGACTGGCTCGCAGACAGCGCGCAGGCGCGCTCCTGCTTCACGCACTACCTCTCGTACTACTCGTACGGCATCGAGGGCTGCGACGACGTCGTCGTCGACGAGTCGGCCCCGCTCCGCGACGTGCTCGCTGCGATCGTGCGCGCGAATCACTTCCGCGAGCGCACGGACTGA